In Primulina eburnea isolate SZY01 chromosome 3, ASM2296580v1, whole genome shotgun sequence, one DNA window encodes the following:
- the LOC140826432 gene encoding protein RMD5 homolog has protein sequence MELNPIKDAFDRVTKKQKLSFSKSQEIIEQIGQEIEHALSRIQSAQDSTTPTDYKSVLDELKTRLKERGSLSHLEGTQKELNIALSKYPKLLEKSFNPDISKAYRHVDFDFHTVNQIIASHFYQEGQFDIGDLFVNESKEPDAAAKKSPFLEMYQLLEAMKFRNLEPALKWATNNHELLQQKGSDIEFKLYRLQFVEILQKRGRDEALKYARAFLTPFASNHMAEIQKLMACLLWAERLDSSPYAELLSSIHWEKLAEEITEQFCHLMGQSNESPLGVTIAAGAQGLPTLLKLMNVMTGKKQEWQSMKQLPVPLDLDREFQYHSTFVCPVSRDQASDENPPMLLSCGHVLCKQSITKLSKNNSTRPFKCPYCPAEVEAGQCRQLHL, from the coding sequence ATGGAATTGAATCCCATAAAAGATGCTTTTGATCGTGTTACGAAGAAACAGAAACTGTCATTTTCAAAATCTCAAGAAATAATTGAACAGATCGGACAAGAAATAGAACATGCTTTATCTAGAATACAATCAGCTCAGGATTCTACAACTCCAACTGACTATAAGTCAGTCCTCGATGAATTAAAAACGAGGTTAAAGGAAAGAGGTTCACTCAGCCATTTGGAAGGCACacaaaaagaactgaatattGCTTTGAGCAAGTATCCCAAGCTTCTTGAGAAGTCCTTCAATCCTGACATCTCAAAGGCTTATCGtcatgttgattttgatttcCACACTGTTAATCAAATTATCGCCAGCCACTTCTATCAGGAAGGCCAATTTGATATTGGTGATTTATTCGTAAATGAGTCGAAGGAACCTGATGCTGCTGCGAAGAAATCTCCTTTTCTAGAAATGTATCAATTACTGGAGGCCATGAAATTTCGGAATCTGGAGCCTGCTCTGAAATGGGCGACAAATAATCACGAGCTCCTTCAACAAAAAGGATCTGATATAGAATTTAAACTTTATCGCCTTCAGTTCGTGGAAATCTTGCAGAAAAGGGGCAGAGACGAGGCTTTAAAGTATGCTAGAGCCTTTTTGACCCCTTTCGCATCCAATCATATGGCTGAAATCCAAAAGCTCATGGCTTGTTTATTGTGGGCTGAAAGGCTCGATTCATCACCGTACGCTGAACTACTTTCCTCCATACACTGGGAAAAACTAGCCGAGGAAATCACAGAACAGTTTTGTCATCTCATGGGACAATCAAATGAGAGTCCATTGGGAGTGACAATTGCAGCTGGTGCTCAGGGGCTGCCTACCCTTCTGAAGCTTATGAACGTGATGACAGGCAAGAAGCAGGAATGGCAGTCTATGAAACAGTTACCGGTACCTCTTGATTTGGATAGAGAGTTTCAGTATCATTCGACATTTGTATGCCCAGTGAGTCGAGATCAAGCAAGTGATGAGAATCCTCCTATGCTGTTGTCATGTGGACATGTACTATGCAAACAATCTATCACCAAGTTGTCGAAAAATAACAGCACAAGGCCGTTTAAATGTCCTTATTGTCCCGCCGAAGTCGAAGCAGGTCAGTGTAGGCAGTTGCATCTCTGA